The genomic window TAGTTCAAatgatataataggtacatagttaTACAACTTACTCGGACCTCGGAGCTGTTAGCATTAGTACTTTGTAATCTGCAGTGTTAGaactatatctattttattttgtgtttagtaCCTAATTCACCGAGCTATCAAAAGTTTATTTAgagttcatttaaatttaaattcataactagttatacctaatactttaacaaaatgaaatactattatttttgtataaaatcataCGATAGCTTATAGTTCTGTACAAAATATCTGCAGCCATTctgattttattcaaaatatataataatataacaataagtacttataacataatatttaaatgttttattaacataagttgcattaatattatactatatgcaCTATAATACAAGATACTAGAAAATGAATATCAGAATATTAGATAGTTATgcatcaaaaacaaaatacatctgttttatacattatgtataatttctaattattatatacaccttaaaacttaaaataataataaaagtccaatccattttttatattccccTAGCGGCCTAACTCTCTTAGTTATACGctggattaatattaataaggtacgttttcaatttatattcttcCCGCCGAATCTTATAAAATTCCTATGCTAGCTTCTGTAGTTTACTATGTCTTGCTTTATGCttacttacattattttatgtatgatcaatgatcatattatggttttatattaggtaccttaTATTCCTTGCTGCTGCTGAAGTCGGTAAgctgcattttttaaatactataaactatatacatgtatggccgtatattattttatttcgatcATTTTACCCATTGAGATATTAAcacataggtaggtagtataaatgtataatgtatgtgcAATATGAATCAAtaagtatatcgtatataaactatacataggtatataactatacttagttaatagttattatagttattagttacatatatgtatacacatatagacatatagtccatatacaatataaatcttattgtgttttttgtacacatacagtaataaaatctcaagtaaatatatataataatctataaagtaTGAACTCTGCATCACATTTAGTGTCTATAGAGTGcatcataatatcaaatatttagcttataagtatatattatgcattatacatacctataatacctatataatatacatatatacttttataagtaCAGGTTATCGGGGTCATATACGTAAACTGAATATAAGTAGTAAATCTTATTggaattatattacctatgtaaaaatgcataaaataaatgttaagtattgggtacttgatattatgtaaatcttAACTTTTCAAGTGGAATACCAACAACAGCATACGTCTTTCTATGCCAGCTGttacgtatttattataccatatatttACCGATctacttaaacaataatattgcttCTATACATAAGGTATCACCTGTTATGTAACActtatctttataaatatataaagtgtatataggtaacctaaaatagtaaaatctaataagtatgtaatattattgaattttaatcagaattgattttttttttttttagtattttcaaatgagaatattataatttaaattatgtataaatattaggctatacttaacaattatttatgttatataatacataagtatgTTGAAAAGTTATTAGCTTAGTATGATTATTGTAGTAGTAGAAAagagatttaataatataataatttatctatatattggtattaataaaaagtaatgctTTTATGTGTGTGATCTACAGCTAAATCTATAAAACttatgattttgaaatttggtacatatatatttagtagcGCAACTAGAGTTCAAATCTTGATTCTTAGAGGGgcttaaatataggtaaattgcTTAAAAAGTCGTGGAGGGGGCTTTGCCCTCCACGCTCCCAACTTCACATAAtcttagtatttactatttagattgtactattaattattaaaatattaatttattataaaaaataaaactacattgTTAAAACTATAGATATGAATTTACAAGGACGTAAAACTTAGAGATACTTCAGCTTCActgcatatattatgatggtaATAcgcaatactatattaatattaatcctaGTAAACAGGTATACTACTATAGCATGTGAACCCCTAcaaagctattttttttagttttgcaTTATAAAGAGAAATTACATCATAAGAATATATTGACTTACGaaaaaacgaatttttttgtttgtaatgtTCTGTAGTATACATTTGGCGGATTGCCAATAGTTACAGAAACCAAACCAAAataaacagttattataatttataatatatagggtgtaattttagatttatgtattttatacttggtCAAAACAACccaaataaatgtgttaaaattatatgtagttTACAATTAACGGATTTTAAAATAGAGTTAtacttttgatattaaattgttcacGTGCGACATTGTGCAGGATTTTAgctaacttaaaattttgaggaaaaaatagtattgaaattagttaaattttaaatcaatgaaagcaattcatttaatagtttataaaaatttcaaacattttttgttttatcactTTTTATAGATATGGTTATAAATCTTATAACATACACTaatagttgatatttttttaaatattcactctatagtctatatactGCTATGCACAAATATAtaggatttttataattaaattaacgtaCGATGGTTAGAAATATCTCTCACGGTTTACAATTAATTCccgtaagttataaattataactttataagtatacctatctacatgtagacatgtaatattatagttgtaaataatataatatgcattaacaataaattttgttatatataactaatcaaataatacttttttactaATGCATTtttcatagaaataattatttaaccaaTAACTTAACTCGATCAATACACGCCTGCAGGGTTCTATTTTTCTTGTAATACGTATAtggtattcaaataaaacaattttacataaacaatCTTGAATTGCAGACAAAATAATCTTAAGTTGTGATtccgtaattatattaaataagataaaatatgaatactttTTGATTATCGCACTTCAATAGTGCAAATCTCTAtcgtattatttagtatttatttaaaaaaaaacattaatttaaaccacagatataattttatagattcaATTAAAAGAGAACGCTCTCGAAGTATGAAATGTCTGTATGAAGTGTTCGTTTATAGCGTTGGGTAGGTTAATATGGGTAGGCGCAAgcggaataaaaaaatactcgcAATTAAACGATTAAGGTATAGATTCCTAAatatgtgaatttttttagcattaaataaaaagttataactgtgtatttacttaaataataaatgatattattaaatacacaactcctttataaatacataaagttatttccattatatatatatttttttaattttacaaaataaagaaataggtatttaattattttatgataactgATTGTTTATTGTAACCAACAACTATATTCAtcgattgtaatatatttgttaagaaaaaatgtaaacgataacctaacctatctaCAATACTTACTCAAAGGTGGATATATATATCCACCTTGATAATAGTATATTCAGTAATCATTAATCAGTATTGTGTATTTGGTTATTAAATTTGCATTAActatctattaaaatgtaaaaaatcataaaatgttttacaattctgcaatgtatttttaaactatacctacctatataaattttcTCATTCattcattcatttatttaaaattcaaccaacttcagaattattttcattttttgatattttttcgttAGTAAATCATGGTAAAAAGGAgactattgtatattataagttttcatatattagtatattgcattcaaaaaatttttctagttagtgttatctaattgtctatattaataaagatatttaaaatcttttttacaGTAACCTTAGTACTCAATAACAAGGTATACCTATCTACTTATTCTAtcggtaataaaaaaaaaagctaataCATTGAGTCACATGTTAGTAAACCTACATCGCTATAcagaataaattgtataaaatcttAGGAGTTACCTTTAGTATAATcactaataaataagtatattattattcattgactatagtcattaattataaatactagtgtacaatattaataaattatcacaaGACACTCcttaaatggtaaaatatttaaacattttaaacatcgtataagtataattacatactaatttaatttaatcttaggtatatacttcctaattcctataatatataactgaaAACATTTCTTATTTACTAGGAttaacgattttatatttaaacatgtcTAGCCTTATATTCTCCATAGCCCATACCATATGATATaagtttacatatattataggtatataggtatacaaatattataaaagtatacaatattccGGATGGtttgttataagtatttaaatatccaccattatcaacaaaaaaacagttcaataaattattatcaactgtTAGAGTAACATGGCCGTGTAACATTCACCTTATCGGATGAACAAAATGggtggtatttattttaagggtGGGGGGTTGGTATTAGCCACTGGTTggctattgaaatattaaagggCGTTTACAGCTTATATCCCCTAGCTATTTTTTCCAAGAGACATATTACCCTTTGAAGAAATACTTTgcacttattttgttttctaaagcGTGTTGTAGGAAGAAGTGTGTTGTATAAcaagtattgttatatttttatttaatattattatgtttttatttgggtaagttaaatcatacattattataaacaatttcaattaattcacATTACacctaaatcaaaataaaacatttatcttataaatgtattgctATGGACTTAATAGATGAATGGTACTGTGGTAGTTAATTGTTTTGGTATACCTATAGTACCTGAATCTTTGaaatgtatatgaaaatatatatgtatacaaaatgtcaactttgaatttaatatatttaagttgttaatattgttatcaagtaaattttaaacaataggtACGTCTGTTATGGAATGAATAGaagtatctaatatattttaataattatttataaatacctaggtatttaCTACTTAATTTGATGAGCTACAggaatataatacctaactatagcaattaactatttaataatttaaaatagaaaattaatattatgtcatattaaACATTGTTAAAGCCTATTAGTTTTAATCTATATgctttatatacttattataatatatagatggatttttatataaacctaTTTACACAAACGTTCtcccaaaaatattaactttttaaaataaggttAACTGCATAGTGTGTCAGCGCATCCGAGTTGGGACCCGAATCTAGGGGCTAATCGCAGGTACTACACTAGTTGGGTCctgaattattttaggtattacaCTAGTTcctgaatattttttagtaagtacTACACTATACCAAAATCTTCCTTCTCATTTTAACAGGCTTAGTAATATCTATGATCTATTTAGACcaaaagacaatttttttttaaattgaataatgtacataatagtatTGGAAAGTTAGTATagtgtaatgaaaatattgtacactaatattaatataattttgttaaatggaAAAGTAAatgagatttaataaaaataaaataatataaaaaaaaaaggaattttgtgttggtaaaaatgtataagacattaattttacaaaatctaatcgatttattatttctgcaattttattagtcatattgttagttataaatttttcttttagtaaaatccacaaaaatattatataaataatataatacaatttttaaaaaatgtgaaccTGTGGTCTAAATAGATTATAGACAGTTCTAAGTCGTTAAAATGGGAAGGAAAAtgttagtatagtatagtacttaccaaaaaatatttaagaacttgtgttatacctaaaataattcagGACCCAATACTAGTGtagtacctaaaataattctGGACCCAACTAgtgtagtaattttaaattcgggacccaactttataaaataaaataatagttacctatattaaagtaccaatataaaatggaataactacctacttaaaaggaatttaaaaaactcatGAAATAACCAGGTACATACTTTTTTCTAAGCAAACtcttttgtttgattttttaatattaaatacatttttaatttttttttatttatatctaagtatgtttacaatttacatttttaaatttaaatattaaaaaccattaatataagcattttataggtaattattttatactgatttacgcctttaaatgtataatacgtttataattttaaattagatatatagtatgtaatcaaattttttaaaatttataaatagtgcttctagcaatttataaaatacttagatagttagatataaatatgttacatattaattaatttacataggcAAATACGTTCCACGCAACTCACAGAATTCGAAAAGAATCTTTCTTCATAGCTTCTGTCaaaataaatcactataaacattaaaatgctaaattttacattggtattgctataaatataataaactatattttattataaaactatatatcatACCGATCATGATATTCTATCATAATTTTGTGCTTTAATATGTTTAGatgtatttaagttttttaattatgccgaaaaatcaacaaacccaacaaatattgaatgatACAAGAGATGATTCGTCTTCATCTCGAGTTGTTATGCTGTTTGGATCAGATGAGGAATGTGACTTAACATCGGATGATTTAACGTCTGGTGATGAAGATGCGTCGTCAGGAAATCAATTAACAGGGATTCGACGGTTCCCAGTACCGGATTCCCGAAAACCTTGTACTGTAACCAATTCACGGGAACGCTGGCGTCAACATAATGTAACCGGTGCCTTTGCAGAACTTCGAAAATTGGTACCCACTCACCCACACGATAAGAAATTAtcgaaaaatgaaattttaagaatGGCTATCAAGTacgtggtataatataatatttgtagagtattcgaataaatatttaaaatgtttttttttattcgattagtattaatttatataattttcgaaaaaatattagaacacatattctaaatattttttttctttattataaacaatacttTTTTGAACACCAACAgttcatcaataaaaaaaaaaaaaatatattaaaaattggacaaaatataaatgatgatCAATATCATTAGTTTTTCTATTAGAACGAAATTTAATTGGTCAAAGAaaacaatatgaatatttttaaacattaatgtaGCGTAGGTATCtcattatcttattattattattgcttgtAGGCTTTATcacataatatggtatttgctatgtatagatttattataatttattaatttattttttaattgagtatagttagaaaaatgtagtatcttaatatattattaacttctaTGTATAGCTGATAATATTGACTgaggaaaaaatatatctaaaagtATTCgagttgtataaataaatatatgtattgggtgtgtttaataatattaataatttaactatagtaatggcattgtattaatatatacattgtaatattatgtattatatacttactaccGATAGTCTATAGGTAcaagtattgaaaaatactttatctCTATAATTTGTACCTAGCTATGTACAGAAATATAAACTTTCGAttaggttttatattaaatattataatttataataaaacgtgcATTaagagtaaatttaatttaattaaaatacatttttgaatgcaATTTATTAAGGACAACTGGTAAAGTtgattacctattatagtaatttatatttaatacttaactaTCACTATGCATGTAaccgtataaataaaatatctactgtattatattatgtttgtacctatctttttaatttaggttattcaatataaacaaactttataatttcataatttgtttgtacGCATTATTCGTTAACGTTATCAGTATCAGTCTAAcacttgttatatttttgcataaaattctaaaaaatgtaaaaatgtacaatattcagTATTCCAGTATAGGTGTTTcagcatttttttataagatgtataatagcgtaatattaatgtataaaatacgcatatttgatattattgtatgtaacttcaacaatataaattatgtatgtagtctagcacaaaatacaaataatacaaattaatttttactattgtaaATAAGCAGTGAAAATCAAATGCAAACCTAAAGTCAACTACAATAAATGaagtaaataggtactagATAAACGATAATAGGGCTATAAAGTAaatgattttacttttaaataaatacataatataaggctaaatcatttatattaaataagtatatatttttatgacgtaaaaatattgattgacAGTTGTTAAAACGCAGattatataagtgtatttcacttaatcatattataatatttatttattaataacactttaaatgattatacagGTATATTCGTCTTTTAAGTGGTGTCCTCGAATGGCAAGAAAATCAACAAGATTTCAGCAATAATAATGAAGATTGTATGGacaataatgtgtatttataatttatatagtgggtatcacaaaataaaatattatattattatataatatactttacgatactataatataacagtaaatactaaaaaccatttttagtTAACTTACGTTACtagaaatatgtatttttcattagtaGTAAGTAGCTATacgcttataaattaaaaggtaTTCACCTACTTAGATACATAAGTACAAATGTTAGAAATACGTATAGCCGGTATAGGTATCGATGTAAGTACCGTtggaatttttgttaattgatattaaatattatgtacatatattatataagtatactagTTAAAAGTATAGAGTGTATATAAATAGACTACCCAGTTGGcagttataatcataattattataaacgttataTTACCTaaccaattatataaaatttgtaagaATCAAAAGATTCCATATATAGATCATTGATATAACTAGTTATGACTTATaagtgattttaatatatctataaaattctataaaattttattataaacttacttGTAGCCTGTAGGTATGGCTGTTTAAGCAAATagtaatacgtatatttattaatacattataagttataacattatataagatACGCTatcgaatatatattatgcacattgCACATACGAATGATGATGTACCTATtaagctaaataaatattaaatactaagtacctatattgtattataatatacctatattttaaataaatcgacGTCCACAACGGAGATGATACAGAACTAAATAACTctatttttttggttaataCCTAATGAATGATGACAAAagtggaaaattatttttttctctatagaacagttttcatttaaaactaaaaaatagtaggtaagtaaatacataaaaaaaatttaaactatatattatataatttaaaatttagaacttTAAATTCATGtcgtacctatacttataatttattgtaaaaatttagttactattttttatatacatatgtaatatatatactcgcTTCTTTAGGAACAtcgatttgaatttattaaacaggcctatttttagttttaaagtcTTAACCATTATCATACCtagtcaaattttaaatatagtcttATAGGTatggaataattatataggtatatgtatcaTAGCTAAGTTATACaacaatacataaaacaatacttatgtgcttattacctatatggctatattaaattcttttaattatctataattaattatattatttaattataatcgcTGGGCTCTttgatcattattcattataatatacaatatgtataccgaatattatataaatatgtataattcatattacattaaaatgacTGAGATGGGTATAAATACTTACTAAAAAAGTTTTCTAAGTTTGtggtaagtacctatttaaaaactaataacaagtacatttttttttactatagttattacttattcattttggtattattttcttttatttccatttttgagaataattttttacgttaataaataatatttgaatattagtaTGTGGTGGTGTATtacttaattacatattataatatttattatactatagatatCTCATCATATATCATAATgacataatctatattatttacctaacaACAAATACTCTAAAATATAGTGGGTATCTatggtattaatatttgattctgagtaaaattatttatgatcaaCGGCATTGGTGATGGTGAATAATGTAGGTAgtgatttttatcattttatgtcTGTGAACCAGTTTTTAACCTTAAAGccttataattgaaaaagaaaGTAGAAaccctattatttaaaaaaaaactatgtatgCATACCTACCCCTTCTAATTATATCCTAATTCCTAATTAATaactcatttaatttttt from Aphis gossypii isolate Hap1 chromosome 1, ASM2018417v2, whole genome shotgun sequence includes these protein-coding regions:
- the LOC114124590 gene encoding T-cell acute lymphocytic leukemia protein 1 homolog, whose amino-acid sequence is MYLSFLIMPKNQQTQQILNDTRDDSSSSRVVMLFGSDEECDLTSDDLTSGDEDASSGNQLTGIRRFPVPDSRKPCTVTNSRERWRQHNVTGAFAELRKLVPTHPHDKKLSKNEILRMAIKYIRLLSGVLEWQENQQDFSNNNEDCMDNNVYL